In Geminocystis sp. NIES-3708, a single window of DNA contains:
- a CDS encoding Ig-like domain-containing protein: protein MPRRFKSSGVGANNVEFSYEINGATAFNPNDTVGYRNAISGFSITNSGSTSTFFSTDIPANLDIQFDENNRSLTLRMSSISFGNRGTIIEAIFKHNLQFLNDADFQALKNSVTSNNLEDIINRLAISSGLSDNGSYITYDLTMENFLNQNFPNLIDNVDDNGDGLENTAGRHNDWSGQFITVFPGVEIPIANNDSFTVNEDSILNINLPGVLSNDTDVDNANLTAIIENQASNGTIALNADGSFTYTPNPNFSGQDTFTYKARKTADFDPRPNDERIGNVDSDLATVTITVNALKIPIANNDSFTVNQDNILNITLPAGVLSNDTGIDITNLTAVIATQPSNGNVTLNGNGSFTYTPNSNFSGQDTFTYIARKTADANVVSNPATVTITVNAIEIPIANNDIFTVFQDSIFSIALPGVLSNDTDVDNASLTAVIETQSSNGTVSLNADGSFTYAPNPNFSGQDTFTYKARKIVNNNNVDSKTATVTIKVNSVTPPPIEIPVANNDNFSVNENSVLNITLPAGVLSNDTGVDIANLTAVIATQPSNGNVTLNGNGSFTYTPNSNFSGQDTFTYKARKTADANVVSNPATVTIKVNSVTPPPIEIPVANNDNFNVNENSVLNITLPAGVLSNDTGVDIANLTAVIATQPSNGNVTLNGNGSFTYTPNSNFSGQDTFTYIARKTADANVVSNPATVTIRVNAVDTPPINNLNDPIYRFQNGDRPGTYLFAGEQESQSIRQNFPQFREEGFAFNVSSEPNDELIVFNRFQNTAIPGTYLYAGQQESQNIRQNFPNFREEGVAFYAYDGNANKGVDFYRFQNTQQPGTYLFVGEEERRNIIANFPQFVEEGVAFEVGV from the coding sequence ATGCCACGTCGTTTTAAATCTTCAGGTGTTGGTGCTAACAATGTAGAATTTTCTTATGAAATAAATGGTGCTACCGCTTTCAATCCTAATGATACTGTTGGTTATCGTAACGCTATTTCAGGTTTTTCTATAACTAATTCTGGAAGTACCAGCACGTTTTTTTCCACAGATATTCCAGCTAATTTAGATATTCAGTTTGATGAAAATAATAGATCATTAACCCTGAGAATGAGTAGTATTAGTTTTGGTAATAGAGGCACAATTATTGAGGCTATTTTCAAACATAATCTTCAATTTTTGAATGATGCTGATTTTCAAGCATTAAAAAATTCTGTCACCAGTAACAATTTAGAAGATATTATTAATCGTTTAGCAATATCATCTGGGCTATCAGATAATGGTTCTTATATAACTTATGACTTAACCATGGAGAATTTCTTAAATCAAAATTTTCCTAATTTAATCGACAATGTTGATGATAACGGTGATGGATTAGAGAATACAGCAGGAAGACATAATGATTGGAGCGGACAATTTATTACTGTTTTTCCCGGAGTTGAAATCCCTATAGCGAATAATGATAGTTTTACTGTCAATGAAGATAGCATTTTAAATATTAATTTGCCTGGTGTTTTAAGTAATGATACAGACGTTGATAATGCTAATCTCACTGCTATCATTGAAAATCAAGCTAGTAATGGTACTATCGCTCTCAATGCTGATGGTTCATTTACTTATACACCGAATCCGAATTTTAGTGGGCAAGATACTTTTACTTATAAGGCGAGAAAGACTGCTGACTTCGATCCACGTCCCAATGACGAAAGAATAGGAAATGTAGATTCTGATCTAGCAACGGTAACAATTACAGTTAATGCCTTGAAAATCCCCATAGCGAATAACGATAGTTTTACTGTCAATCAAGATAATATTTTAAATATTACTTTACCCGCAGGTGTCTTAAGTAATGATACGGGCATTGATATTACTAATCTTACTGCCGTCATCGCAACTCAGCCTAGTAATGGTAATGTGACTCTCAATGGCAATGGCTCATTTACTTATACACCAAATTCCAATTTTAGTGGACAAGATACTTTTACCTACATAGCCAGAAAAACTGCCGATGCTAATGTGGTTTCTAATCCTGCAACGGTAACAATTACAGTTAATGCCATTGAAATCCCCATAGCAAATAATGATATTTTTACAGTATTTCAAGATAGCATTTTTAGTATTGCTTTGCCTGGTGTTTTAAGTAATGATACAGACGTTGACAATGCTAGTCTCACTGCTGTCATTGAAACTCAAAGTAGTAATGGTACTGTCTCTCTCAATGCTGATGGTTCATTTACTTATGCACCGAATCCGAATTTCAGTGGGCAAGATACTTTTACCTACAAGGCGAGAAAGATTGTTAACAATAACAATGTAGATTCTAAGACTGCAACGGTAACAATTAAAGTAAATTCTGTTACTCCACCACCCATTGAAATCCCTGTAGCGAATAATGATAATTTTAGTGTCAATGAAAATAGTGTTTTAAATATTACTTTACCAGCAGGTGTCTTAAGTAATGATACAGGAGTTGATATTGCTAATCTCACCGCCGTTATAGCAACTCAGCCTAGTAATGGTAATGTGACTCTCAATGGCAATGGCTCATTTACTTATACACCAAATTCTAATTTTAGTGGGCAAGATACTTTTACCTATAAAGCAAGAAAAACTGCCGATGCTAATGTGGTTTCTAATCCTGCAACGGTAACAATTAAAGTAAATTCTGTTACTCCACCACCCATTGAAATCCCCGTAGCGAATAATGATAATTTTAATGTCAATGAAAATAGCGTTTTAAATATTACTTTACCAGCAGGTGTCTTAAGTAATGATACAGGAGTTGATATTGCTAATCTTACTGCCGTCATCGCAACTCAGCCTAGTAATGGTAATGTGACTCTCAATGGCAATGGCTCATTTACTTATACACCAAATTCTAATTTTAGTGGACAAGATACTTTTACCTACATAGCCAGAAAAACTGCCGATGCTAATGTGGTTTCTAATCCTGCAACGGTAACAATTAGAGTAAATGCTGTTGATACTCCACCTATTAATAATTTAAACGATCCCATCTATCGTTTCCAAAATGGCGATCGCCCTGGTACATACTTATTTGCTGGAGAACAAGAAAGTCAAAGTATTCGTCAAAATTTTCCTCAATTTCGAGAAGAAGGATTCGCCTTTAATGTTAGTAGTGAGCCTAATGATGAATTAATTGTTTTTAATCGTTTTCAAAATACTGCTATACCCGGTACATATTTATATGCAGGACAACAAGAAAGTCAAAATATTCGTCAAAATTTCCCTAATTTTAGAGAAGAAGGTGTTGCTTTTTATGCTTATGATGGCAATGCGAATAAGGGAGTTGACTTTTATCGTTTTCAAAATACACAACAACCTGGTACTTATTTGTTTGTTGGAGAAGAAGAACGTCGCAACATTATAGCCAATTTTCCTCAATTTGTGGAAGAGGGTGTTGCTTTTGAAGTAGGGGTTTAA
- a CDS encoding glycosyltransferase produces MKILVVIPSVGSVYGGPSKSVVELTKAIGIQGIEVDIVTTTANGDHQLDVPLLTWIRENEYRIQYFPYISQGDYKFSFKLTKWLYAHVKDYNLVHTNAIFSLTNIPAYWACQKYNIPYLITPRGMLQSWALSYKAGKKKIYYSLLEKPAINRSNGIQILATAEKDEVQALNLKPPLFIIPNGVNKENFENLPSSSLFLEQFPEAKNKQLILFLGRIDPKKGLDLLAPAFANVHQKFSNIHLIIAGPDNVGYLTTAKKYFQDLDCLSAVTFTGILTGEIKYSALSAANIYVAPSYSEGFSMSILEGMASGLPCIFTTGCNFPEAGEANAAYVVDINSGSIEKALITCLENPEEAKKMGDRAKEFIFDNYTWDKIAKKLIKVYQKIINERYTKKMS; encoded by the coding sequence ATGAAAATTTTAGTTGTTATACCTTCTGTGGGATCAGTTTATGGTGGTCCATCAAAAAGTGTAGTAGAATTGACCAAAGCAATTGGAATACAAGGGATAGAAGTAGATATTGTCACCACCACAGCGAATGGGGATCATCAATTAGATGTACCTTTATTAACTTGGATTAGAGAAAATGAGTATCGTATTCAATATTTTCCCTATATTAGTCAAGGAGATTATAAATTTAGTTTTAAATTAACTAAATGGTTATATGCTCATGTCAAAGATTATAATTTAGTCCACACCAATGCTATTTTTTCTTTGACAAATATTCCCGCTTATTGGGCTTGTCAAAAATATAACATTCCTTACTTAATTACTCCTCGTGGAATGTTACAATCTTGGGCATTATCTTATAAAGCAGGAAAGAAAAAAATTTACTATTCTTTACTAGAAAAACCTGCAATTAATCGCTCAAATGGTATTCAAATATTAGCAACGGCAGAAAAAGATGAAGTTCAAGCTCTTAATTTAAAACCACCTTTATTTATCATTCCCAACGGTGTTAACAAAGAAAATTTTGAAAATTTACCTTCTTCATCTTTATTTTTAGAGCAATTTCCTGAAGCAAAAAACAAGCAATTAATTTTATTTTTAGGTAGAATCGATCCCAAAAAAGGTTTAGATTTATTAGCACCAGCGTTTGCAAATGTTCATCAAAAATTTTCTAATATTCATTTAATTATCGCAGGTCCTGACAATGTTGGTTATTTAACTACTGCAAAAAAATATTTTCAGGATTTAGACTGTTTATCGGCGGTAACATTTACAGGAATTTTAACAGGAGAAATAAAATATTCAGCTTTATCGGCGGCTAATATTTATGTTGCCCCTTCTTATTCCGAAGGTTTTAGTATGTCGATTCTTGAAGGCATGGCTTCAGGTTTACCTTGTATTTTTACCACTGGTTGTAATTTTCCAGAAGCTGGAGAAGCAAACGCCGCTTATGTTGTTGATATAAATTCGGGAAGTATCGAAAAAGCCTTAATCACTTGTTTAGAAAATCCAGAAGAAGCAAAAAAAATGGGAGATCGAGCTAAAGAATTTATATTTGATAACTATACATGGGATAAAATAGCCAAAAAATTAATTAAAGTGTATCAAAAAATAATTAATGAAAGATATACAAAAAAGATGAGTTAA
- a CDS encoding histone deacetylase: MLKIIFSEQFLDHKTGKYHPESPQRLTAIRANLTGKSWENKLLWIEPTPVNESTALEWVSKIHDINYIERIKTIAQRGGGKLDQDTPVSAKSYEVALLAISGWLDGVNHVVSHNQPCFILARPPGHHATANTGMGFCLFSNAAIAANYALSQQGIEKVAILDWDVHHGNGTEDIIANNPNIIYCSLHQYPCYPFTGKKSDRGLYDNVLNIPLLEGSTIKEYELYFQDQVIPFISQFAPDLLIISAGYDANHQDPLAGVSLFPQDYYTLTKYCLKITKNIVFGLEGGYHLDALAQSVEQTILACFN, encoded by the coding sequence ATGTTAAAAATTATTTTTTCAGAGCAGTTTTTAGATCACAAAACAGGTAAATATCACCCAGAATCACCCCAAAGATTAACGGCTATTCGTGCCAATTTGACGGGAAAATCTTGGGAAAATAAGTTGTTATGGATAGAACCTACTCCTGTAAATGAAAGTACTGCACTTGAATGGGTGTCAAAAATCCATGATATTAACTATATTGAACGCATTAAAACCATAGCGCAACGAGGAGGCGGAAAGTTAGATCAGGATACTCCCGTATCCGCAAAAAGTTATGAAGTGGCTTTATTGGCAATTAGCGGTTGGTTAGATGGTGTTAATCACGTTGTCAGTCATAATCAACCCTGTTTTATTTTAGCTCGTCCTCCGGGGCATCACGCTACGGCTAATACAGGCATGGGCTTTTGTCTATTTTCTAATGCTGCTATTGCCGCTAATTATGCTTTAAGTCAACAGGGAATTGAAAAAGTGGCTATTTTAGATTGGGATGTCCATCATGGTAATGGCACAGAGGATATTATTGCTAATAATCCTAATATTATTTATTGTTCCTTACATCAATATCCTTGTTATCCTTTCACAGGAAAAAAAAGTGATCGAGGTTTATATGATAATGTACTAAATATACCCCTTTTAGAGGGAAGTACGATCAAAGAGTATGAATTATATTTTCAAGATCAAGTAATCCCTTTTATCAGTCAATTTGCCCCGGATTTATTAATTATTAGTGCTGGATATGATGCTAATCATCAAGATCCATTAGCTGGAGTTTCTTTATTTCCTCAAGACTACTACACTTTAACAAAATATTGCTTAAAAATTACGAAAAATATTGTTTTTGGATTAGAAGGAGGCTATCATTTAGATGCCTTAGCTCAATCTGTTGAACAAACTATTCTTGCCTGTTTCAATTAG
- the queC gene encoding 7-cyano-7-deazaguanine synthase QueC — protein sequence MSQKKAIVLFSGGLDSATSAAIAIQAGYDTIALSFRYGQKHARELEIAHKLAPKLGIKEHYIIDVNLSLWGGSSLTDEKMNIPEDGVKPDEIPSTYVPGRNTVFVAIALSLAEAKEAEAIYLGINAVDYSGYPDCRPEYLKTFQELANLSSKVGVEGKPPQLIAPLIHLSKEDIVKKAITLNVPIQETWSCYQGGQKPCGVCDSCRIRNEALIKAGYAHLAQFN from the coding sequence ATGTCTCAAAAAAAAGCCATTGTCTTATTCTCAGGAGGTTTAGATTCCGCTACCAGTGCTGCCATAGCCATTCAAGCAGGATATGATACTATCGCTTTATCTTTTCGTTATGGACAAAAACACGCTAGAGAGCTAGAAATTGCTCACAAATTAGCACCAAAATTAGGCATAAAAGAACATTATATTATCGATGTGAACCTCTCATTATGGGGCGGTTCATCTTTAACTGATGAAAAAATGAATATTCCTGAAGATGGGGTAAAGCCTGATGAGATTCCCTCTACTTATGTACCAGGTAGAAATACAGTTTTTGTGGCGATCGCTCTTTCTTTAGCCGAAGCCAAAGAAGCAGAAGCAATTTATTTAGGTATCAATGCTGTGGATTATTCGGGGTATCCTGATTGTCGTCCTGAATATTTAAAAACTTTTCAAGAATTAGCTAATTTATCTTCAAAAGTAGGTGTTGAAGGCAAACCACCTCAATTAATTGCTCCTTTAATCCACTTATCAAAAGAAGACATCGTCAAAAAAGCTATTACTTTAAATGTACCAATACAAGAAACATGGTCATGCTATCAAGGAGGACAAAAGCCTTGTGGTGTTTGTGATTCTTGTCGTATTCGCAATGAAGCATTGATTAAAGCTGGTTATGCTCATTTAGCACAGTTTAATTGA
- the psbQ gene encoding photosystem II protein PsbQ translates to MRLFRPILSLVLVLVTTLLVSCSSPTQAKIPTVYSPEKVAQLQSYREPIALARENMATLKQFIDAENWVNTRTFIHGPLGGLRQEMAAASRKLLLKDQKTAQNLAKELFVHFEKIDAAAKDRNVSLVNEQYAEAIKDFDAYLSLIPTNS, encoded by the coding sequence ATGAGATTATTTCGTCCCATTCTCTCTTTAGTATTGGTTTTAGTAACAACCTTGTTAGTTAGTTGTAGTAGTCCTACTCAAGCAAAAATTCCTACTGTTTACAGTCCTGAAAAAGTAGCACAACTACAATCTTATCGTGAGCCTATTGCTTTAGCACGAGAAAATATGGCTACTCTGAAACAATTTATTGATGCTGAAAATTGGGTAAATACAAGAACTTTCATTCATGGTCCACTAGGTGGATTACGTCAAGAAATGGCAGCGGCTTCGAGAAAATTGTTATTAAAAGATCAAAAAACCGCTCAAAATTTAGCAAAAGAATTATTTGTACATTTTGAAAAAATTGATGCGGCGGCTAAAGATCGTAATGTGTCTTTAGTAAACGAGCAATATGCTGAAGCTATTAAAGATTTTGATGCTTATTTAAGTTTAATTCCTACCAATAGCTAA
- a CDS encoding diguanylate cyclase domain-containing protein — MNITESFFLSVNYAIFCPKVLTYIKNYLKCEQVFISQLNSAGEQDKIIDNEGNICQVSPHNFADNYQLEQKIISYVCQESVNYYTHQSSLDFDVETEPLKRAELAIPIIIKTSEIVEISNIKFWGILFIYDYNYLREWQSEEIKVIEDIINQLVVAIERYIVYDQYKIFREELRNCQVLDDVTGLAKYSSFLDCLDYEWRRLAREKQPLSLILIAINFDEDLTNHKIIELANILQEEIKRPTDLAAHYQENYLIIMLPNTDNNGALWVNQKIFTRVSKEIKNRYDCEYKYSIITKIPQVNDDYSDLLTTMEKMLISDEK, encoded by the coding sequence ATGAATATTACTGAGTCTTTTTTTTTATCAGTTAATTATGCAATATTTTGTCCAAAAGTTTTAACCTATATTAAAAATTATTTAAAATGTGAACAGGTTTTTATTTCTCAGTTAAATTCAGCAGGAGAACAAGATAAGATTATTGACAATGAGGGAAATATATGTCAAGTATCTCCTCATAATTTTGCTGATAATTATCAACTTGAACAAAAAATAATATCTTATGTCTGTCAAGAATCTGTTAATTATTATACCCATCAAAGTTCTCTGGACTTTGACGTAGAAACAGAGCCTTTAAAAAGAGCAGAGTTGGCAATTCCTATTATTATTAAAACTTCTGAAATAGTTGAAATTAGTAATATAAAATTTTGGGGAATTTTGTTCATTTATGATTATAACTATTTAAGGGAATGGCAATCAGAAGAAATTAAAGTCATTGAGGATATTATTAATCAATTAGTTGTCGCTATCGAAAGATATATAGTCTATGATCAATACAAAATATTCAGGGAAGAATTAAGAAATTGTCAAGTATTAGATGATGTAACAGGATTAGCAAAATATTCTTCATTTCTCGATTGTTTGGACTATGAATGGCGTAGATTAGCTCGTGAAAAACAACCCCTTTCTCTAATTTTAATAGCAATCAATTTTGACGAAGATTTAACTAATCATAAAATAATTGAACTAGCAAATATTCTTCAAGAAGAAATTAAACGCCCCACAGATTTAGCCGCTCATTATCAAGAGAATTATTTAATCATTATGTTACCAAATACCGATAATAATGGTGCTTTATGGGTAAATCAAAAAATTTTTACGAGAGTTTCTAAAGAAATAAAAAATCGTTATGATTGCGAGTATAAATATAGTATTATTACTAAAATTCCTCAAGTAAATGATGATTATTCTGATTTACTTACTACTATGGAAAAAATGTTAATTAGTGATGAAAAATAA
- a CDS encoding Mur ligase family protein, giving the protein MNIFDRIRLGLAVAIAKIITGVVKTFKLGAASVLPGEIAGRLHPQLLRLLSQQLTKGLILVVGTNGKTTTSLLLKDILVNNGYKIIHNSAGANLINGLVTCLIMNSNLWGKLTADYAILEVDENVLPLALKQCNPTHILALNLFRDQLDRYGEVDTISYRWQNAIEPLSKDTFIIVNGDDPTLCYLGQNLSQKVLFFGLNEPELYLEEIPHAVDSIYCPKCGTSLIYEGVYLSHLGDYDCPNCDFTKSKLSVNSGDWQQILIGVYNKYNTLAAGLVAETIGVEKKIINDTITNFKAAFGRAEELTINNKKIRILLSKNPVGMNETIRAVNDIKKINLSSTILMVLNDRIPDGTDVSWIWDVDTEKLVETGGNIVVSGDRVYDMALRLKYSLDTLESDMNLVVKENLAEAVNKALDLTPVNETLYIIPTYSAMLEVRKLLLGREIL; this is encoded by the coding sequence ATGAACATATTTGATCGAATACGTTTAGGTTTAGCTGTGGCTATAGCAAAAATAATTACAGGTGTTGTTAAAACATTCAAATTAGGAGCCGCTAGTGTTTTACCCGGAGAAATTGCAGGACGTTTACATCCTCAATTATTACGTCTTTTATCTCAACAATTAACTAAAGGTTTAATCTTAGTAGTTGGTACAAATGGCAAAACAACGACCTCTTTATTATTAAAAGATATTTTGGTTAATAATGGTTATAAAATTATTCACAATTCGGCAGGTGCAAACCTAATTAATGGCTTAGTTACTTGTTTGATAATGAATAGTAATTTATGGGGAAAATTAACCGCAGATTATGCCATTTTAGAAGTAGATGAAAACGTTTTACCTTTAGCTTTAAAACAATGTAATCCTACCCATATTTTAGCCTTAAATTTATTCCGAGATCAACTTGATCGTTACGGGGAAGTTGACACTATTAGTTATCGTTGGCAAAATGCCATTGAGCCTTTAAGTAAAGATACATTTATTATCGTTAATGGTGATGATCCAACTTTATGTTATTTAGGTCAAAATTTATCACAAAAAGTGTTATTTTTCGGTTTAAATGAACCAGAATTATACTTAGAAGAAATACCCCATGCTGTAGATTCTATTTACTGTCCAAAATGTGGCACTTCTCTAATTTATGAAGGAGTTTATTTATCCCATTTGGGTGATTATGACTGTCCAAATTGCGATTTTACTAAAAGTAAATTATCAGTAAATAGTGGGGACTGGCAACAAATTTTAATCGGGGTTTATAATAAATATAATACCCTAGCCGCAGGATTAGTAGCGGAAACTATCGGAGTCGAAAAAAAGATTATTAACGATACTATCACCAACTTTAAAGCGGCTTTTGGTAGGGCAGAAGAATTAACTATTAATAATAAAAAAATTCGTATTTTGCTCTCTAAAAATCCTGTGGGTATGAATGAGACAATTAGGGCAGTAAATGACATTAAAAAAATCAATTTATCTAGCACTATTTTAATGGTTTTAAATGATCGCATTCCTGATGGTACAGATGTTTCTTGGATTTGGGATGTAGATACAGAAAAATTAGTAGAAACGGGAGGTAATATAGTAGTTAGTGGCGATCGAGTTTATGACATGGCATTGAGGTTAAAATATAGTCTTGATACCCTTGAATCTGACATGAATTTAGTAGTAAAAGAAAACCTTGCTGAAGCTGTCAATAAAGCCTTAGATTTAACACCAGTTAACGAAACTTTATATATTATTCCCACTTATTCGGCAATGTTAGAAGTCAGAAAATTATTGTTAGGTAGAGAAATTTTATAA